A window of the Bacillus sp. A301a_S52 genome harbors these coding sequences:
- a CDS encoding GNAT family N-acetyltransferase: MLNESVIEMTTRQDIIKTFPIMKQLRTHLNKDTFVTLVEEAMADDQYRLIALFDDDKMVAVAGFKPMITLYYGRFVWVCDLVTDSASRSNGYGEKLLTYVEEWGRDHNYEKVALSSGLQRTNAHRFYEKKMAYDKASYVFKKELK, from the coding sequence ATGCTTAATGAAAGTGTGATTGAGATGACAACGCGTCAAGATATTATTAAAACGTTTCCGATTATGAAACAATTACGCACTCATCTTAATAAGGACACCTTTGTGACGCTCGTAGAGGAAGCGATGGCAGATGATCAGTACCGGTTGATCGCTTTATTTGATGACGATAAAATGGTTGCCGTTGCAGGATTTAAACCAATGATAACACTATACTATGGTCGATTTGTTTGGGTTTGTGACCTTGTTACAGATAGTGCGAGCCGATCTAACGGTTACGGAGAAAAACTGTTGACGTACGTAGAGGAATGGGGAAGAGACCATAACTACGAAAAAGTGGCGCTATCTTCAGGTTTGCAACGAACAAATGCTCATCGGTTTTATGAGAAAAAAATGGCTTACGATAAAGCTAGCTATGTGTTTAAAAAGGAACTGAAATAA
- a CDS encoding histidine--tRNA ligase gives MKKMAYQNVKGTQDYLPKAETIRRTIRQTLEQTFITYGYQPLETPILNYTDLLASKYGGGAEILKEMYCLSDQGQRDLALRYDLTIPFAKVIGLNPSLKMPFKRYEIGKVFRDGPVKTGRLREFTQCDVDITGASSLIAETELMLLALDAFKKLDLEVTIQYNNRKLLTGLLAIFDTPPTLINETILTLDKLEKIGAEGVINELTKKNLPTEAVQKMTEFLVASNNNDLTYFKNVAEKNETFTQGLEELEALSTYLTYLNVDDKCLFNPFLARGLDIYTGTVYEVFLTDNSITSSIGSGGRYDRAIGGLIGDNDIFPTVGLSFGLDVIYTALKERGSDERAESEYLVLPVTSSTTKEALAVAQFLRTKGYQANIEMSGRKLSKVMERANKDNIRYVVVIGEDEVRRGMMNVKDMSTGKTQLKAFDYASPLK, from the coding sequence ATGAAAAAGATGGCTTATCAAAATGTGAAAGGGACGCAAGACTATTTACCAAAAGCTGAAACAATTCGGCGGACAATTCGCCAAACGTTAGAACAGACGTTTATCACGTATGGCTATCAACCGTTAGAAACACCGATTTTAAATTATACTGATTTACTTGCGTCTAAATATGGTGGCGGAGCAGAAATTTTAAAGGAAATGTATTGTCTTAGTGATCAAGGTCAACGGGATTTAGCCTTGCGTTATGATTTAACAATCCCCTTTGCTAAAGTAATTGGGTTAAACCCTTCTTTAAAAATGCCGTTTAAACGTTATGAAATCGGCAAGGTTTTTCGAGACGGTCCCGTAAAAACGGGTCGATTGCGGGAATTCACCCAATGTGATGTTGACATTACGGGTGCCTCCTCCCTCATAGCGGAAACTGAATTAATGCTTTTAGCATTAGACGCCTTCAAAAAGCTAGATCTTGAGGTGACGATTCAGTATAATAACCGAAAATTACTAACAGGTCTACTCGCTATTTTTGACACACCACCGACTCTAATCAATGAGACGATTTTGACACTGGATAAGTTAGAAAAGATAGGGGCTGAAGGCGTTATTAACGAGTTAACGAAAAAGAACTTGCCTACAGAAGCTGTTCAAAAAATGACGGAATTTTTAGTTGCATCTAACAACAATGACCTGACCTATTTTAAGAATGTCGCTGAGAAAAATGAGACTTTCACACAGGGATTAGAAGAGTTAGAGGCCTTATCAACGTATTTAACGTATCTTAACGTAGATGACAAATGTTTATTTAACCCTTTTTTAGCAAGAGGGTTAGATATTTATACAGGCACTGTGTATGAAGTTTTCTTAACTGACAATTCGATTACGTCAAGCATTGGAAGCGGTGGTAGATATGATCGTGCAATCGGAGGACTAATTGGGGACAACGACATTTTTCCTACTGTGGGACTTTCTTTCGGTCTTGATGTTATTTACACCGCTTTGAAAGAGAGAGGCTCTGATGAGCGGGCCGAATCAGAGTACCTCGTTCTGCCTGTTACTTCTTCCACAACTAAAGAAGCTCTTGCTGTGGCACAATTTTTACGAACGAAAGGTTACCAAGCGAATATTGAAATGAGTGGGCGAAAACTGAGTAAAGTGATGGAAAGAGCCAATAAAGACAACATCCGTTATGTGGTAGTCATCGGCGAGGATGAGGTGCGACGCGGGATGATGAACGTGAAAGATATGAGCACCGGAAAAACACAATTAAAAGCATTTGACTACGCTAGCCCCCTAAAGTAG
- a CDS encoding saccharopine dehydrogenase NADP-binding domain-containing protein translates to MKSSIVVIGGYGQTGRIICQALSDYYPGNVYAAGRNKKKAEAFSQDTDYKVRPFCLDINKMTDWDWLDSTKLVIVCLDLHSTLLADMCASTGTHYMDISSNGALFSKLKEEPLPPTQSTTLLSIGLAPGLTNLLAQRATDFFINKAHIDISIILGMGDTHGDAALLWTIKHLASSYHTFTKAGCKKIKSFSGRKKIDFGNTLGARSVYHFPFSDQQTLPNTLPVASVTTRLGFDSSFLTNGLALIRFTGLFGLLANERITAYASQFLKRYSKGAAIFAVKVDAYGTLNEQSLKKSILATGENESLITAKIAVAAGRFLYEDLLPPGTYHSDELFSLTDTGDTLSLKLKSSSRVEPITSIVRHEKNTDNFFFTLS, encoded by the coding sequence ATGAAATCATCTATTGTCGTCATAGGAGGGTATGGGCAAACTGGAAGGATTATTTGTCAGGCTTTAAGCGACTACTATCCAGGTAACGTCTATGCAGCTGGCAGAAATAAAAAGAAAGCAGAGGCCTTTTCACAGGACACTGATTACAAAGTACGTCCATTTTGCTTGGACATTAATAAAATGACAGATTGGGACTGGCTTGATTCAACGAAGCTTGTTATTGTCTGTTTAGATTTACATTCGACTTTATTGGCCGATATGTGTGCCTCAACCGGTACCCATTACATGGATATTTCTTCAAATGGGGCTTTATTTAGTAAACTGAAGGAAGAACCCCTTCCTCCAACACAATCTACGACGCTGTTAAGTATTGGCTTAGCCCCAGGACTGACTAATTTACTGGCGCAACGGGCGACAGATTTTTTTATTAATAAAGCACATATAGATATTAGCATTATATTAGGGATGGGTGATACCCACGGTGACGCAGCTCTATTATGGACAATAAAGCATTTAGCTTCCTCTTATCATACGTTCACCAAAGCTGGCTGCAAAAAAATAAAAAGTTTTTCTGGCAGGAAAAAGATCGATTTTGGAAACACATTAGGTGCCCGGTCAGTCTATCACTTTCCTTTTTCTGATCAGCAGACGTTACCAAATACCTTACCTGTGGCCTCTGTTACCACTCGTTTAGGATTTGATTCCTCTTTTTTAACGAACGGACTTGCTCTCATACGTTTTACTGGGTTGTTTGGCCTGCTAGCAAACGAGCGTATCACCGCCTATGCTTCTCAGTTCTTAAAACGATATAGCAAGGGGGCCGCTATTTTTGCTGTTAAGGTTGACGCATATGGCACACTTAACGAACAATCCCTGAAGAAAAGCATTCTCGCCACCGGTGAAAACGAATCCCTTATAACAGCAAAAATTGCCGTAGCAGCCGGACGATTCCTATATGAAGACCTCCTCCCCCCAGGGACGTATCACAGTGACGAACTTTTCTCACTTACTGATACAGGTGATACATTATCCTTAAAGTTGAAATCTAGTTCTAGGGTAGAACCTATCACATCTATCGTAAGACATGAAAAAAACACAGATAACTTCTTTTTCACACTATCTTAA
- a CDS encoding class I SAM-dependent methyltransferase translates to MKHANMNWNDTNKVATYRESIPLKIPAYHTLHTMVSSFLTTGINEKEPAILIVGGGGGKELDVLAKRHPHWHYTIVDPSDRMLELAAHVKEQLPFPHSVTLYHGDLSTITHDRLYSAITCLLVAHFIENEKKLAFLQDLYRRLKPGGMLVITTMNDLQNHSSRLLHENAWQDFMNLMGCCPGQWDEFKSSFGKTTHLMTSNTFEQLLATTGFQPPTRFFSSFLINGWIAFKEA, encoded by the coding sequence ATGAAACATGCAAACATGAATTGGAACGATACTAATAAAGTCGCGACTTATCGAGAATCCATTCCATTAAAGATCCCTGCCTATCATACACTGCATACGATGGTTTCTTCCTTTCTAACAACAGGCATTAACGAGAAAGAACCCGCCATTTTAATCGTGGGCGGCGGTGGTGGAAAAGAACTAGACGTTCTGGCAAAACGCCACCCTCATTGGCACTATACGATTGTTGACCCTTCAGATCGTATGCTTGAACTAGCTGCACACGTCAAAGAACAGCTCCCTTTCCCGCATTCAGTCACACTGTATCATGGTGACTTATCAACCATCACACATGACCGGCTTTATTCTGCCATTACATGCTTACTTGTAGCACATTTTATTGAAAATGAAAAAAAGCTCGCTTTTTTACAAGACTTGTATCGGCGCTTAAAACCTGGTGGTATGTTAGTCATAACAACGATGAATGACTTGCAAAATCACTCTTCTAGATTATTGCATGAAAACGCATGGCAAGATTTTATGAATCTGATGGGCTGCTGCCCTGGGCAGTGGGACGAATTCAAATCATCATTTGGCAAAACAACTCATCTAATGACAAGTAACACATTTGAGCAGTTACTTGCTACCACAGGTTTTCAACCACCTACCCGGTTTTTCAGTTCTTTTTTAATTAATGGGTGGATTGCATTTAAGGAGGCGTAA
- a CDS encoding helix-turn-helix transcriptional regulator, with amino-acid sequence MEIENVKKALTMIERKATSLSDYQRRVLNGLKQIVPYQVGCFTTVDKETLLSTGAVTDDCIEELHADLFENEYCQEDLHSYKSLVDSNSRAAALRQAMQLNNTTCVRWQQILRPAGFTDELRVVVMKEHECKGFMTLFRGRHHPFFDDEDEKVLSQLSRTIAEGLESIENQMSLRFHEGLSEDTGVLTFTEKIELMASNERGTRWLDKLRERENIHGTSIIPRSIRAICSAATASLKNEKVMVRLSGEAFLTLEATPLIVERKVVSLAVLIQRTEREAIFPYLASLYRLTNRERDVLEKVRKGLSTKEIAEACYISPYTVQDHLKAIFEKTDVTSRRELVWKFR; translated from the coding sequence GTGGAGATAGAAAATGTCAAAAAAGCATTGACGATGATCGAGAGGAAGGCCACATCGTTAAGTGACTATCAGAGACGGGTCCTTAATGGTCTGAAGCAAATCGTTCCCTATCAAGTTGGTTGTTTTACAACAGTTGATAAAGAAACGTTACTGTCCACAGGGGCGGTGACGGATGACTGTATTGAAGAACTCCATGCCGACTTGTTTGAAAATGAGTATTGTCAGGAAGATCTTCATTCATACAAATCATTAGTTGACTCCAATAGTCGTGCAGCAGCTTTAAGACAAGCAATGCAATTAAATAATACGACGTGTGTCCGCTGGCAGCAGATTTTACGTCCAGCAGGTTTTACTGATGAGCTACGTGTTGTGGTGATGAAAGAGCATGAGTGTAAAGGATTTATGACGTTATTTAGAGGGCGCCATCATCCTTTTTTCGATGACGAAGATGAGAAGGTACTATCACAGCTTTCACGCACGATAGCAGAGGGGCTTGAAAGCATAGAGAACCAAATGTCTCTAAGATTTCATGAAGGTCTGTCTGAAGATACTGGTGTCTTAACGTTTACAGAAAAGATAGAGCTCATGGCTAGTAATGAGCGAGGAACAAGATGGTTAGATAAGCTAAGGGAACGTGAAAATATCCATGGGACCAGTATCATACCGAGGTCCATAAGGGCTATCTGTTCAGCTGCGACAGCCAGCCTGAAGAACGAAAAAGTCATGGTGAGATTAAGTGGTGAAGCCTTTCTGACACTGGAAGCAACGCCATTGATCGTCGAAAGAAAAGTCGTATCATTAGCCGTGTTGATACAACGAACTGAGAGGGAGGCTATTTTTCCTTACTTAGCAAGCCTTTACCGTCTGACAAATAGGGAGCGAGACGTTTTAGAAAAAGTGAGGAAAGGCTTATCCACTAAAGAAATTGCCGAAGCTTGTTATATCTCTCCATACACCGTCCAAGATCACTTGAAAGCGATTTTTGAAAAAACGGACGTGACGAGTCGTAGAGAACTCGTGTGGAAATTTCGTTAA
- a CDS encoding helix-turn-helix transcriptional regulator codes for MDPINITIAEKLRKIRKEKGLSLDKAADLTGVSKAMLGQIERGVSNPTVSILWKIANGLKVSFSSFVEEDEPAVSLVKMANVKPVVDEGGKYRVFPLFPYQQDKSFEFYTIFLEEGHSHKAEAHHAGVEEYITVSEGELIIDVDGQRYTIYEGDALRFKADRAHVYINESTGTTRFHLVIYYPH; via the coding sequence ATGGATCCAATTAATATTACGATCGCTGAAAAATTAAGAAAAATTCGTAAGGAAAAAGGCCTGAGCTTGGATAAAGCAGCAGACCTAACCGGTGTGAGCAAAGCGATGCTCGGCCAAATTGAGCGAGGGGTATCAAATCCAACCGTCTCTATTTTATGGAAAATCGCTAACGGTTTAAAGGTATCCTTTTCTTCTTTTGTGGAGGAAGATGAGCCTGCCGTATCCCTTGTAAAAATGGCGAATGTCAAACCTGTCGTTGATGAAGGCGGCAAATACCGTGTCTTCCCACTCTTTCCTTATCAGCAAGACAAATCGTTTGAGTTTTATACGATTTTCCTTGAGGAAGGGCACAGTCACAAGGCAGAGGCACACCATGCCGGCGTGGAAGAATATATAACTGTTTCAGAAGGTGAGCTGATCATTGACGTTGACGGACAACGCTATACAATTTATGAAGGGGACGCCCTCCGATTTAAAGCAGACAGAGCACATGTCTATATTAATGAAAGTACAGGTACAACACGTTTTCACCTCGTGATTTATTATCCACATTAA
- a CDS encoding AzlC family ABC transporter permease: MKKDTLEAINYTQPSNRHYFKRGMQAGVPVAIGYIPIAIAFGLLAKASGIPDLVTILMSLIIFAGASQFIGVNLILAGVMYWEIILTTFILNLRHFLMTASLSQRVSDTTSKKQVALLSFGVTDETFSVASIQEEKDLPAMYLIGLNTIAFSAWNIGTWIGVFFAAGLPESVQNSMGIALFAMFIGLLVPALKKSGSVAVVVFIAITISSVIYWTEMIQLSDGWRVILSTVIAAGIGVIIFPEKEVESHD; the protein is encoded by the coding sequence ATGAAAAAAGATACTCTTGAAGCGATAAATTATACACAGCCTTCAAACCGTCATTATTTTAAACGAGGGATGCAGGCGGGCGTTCCAGTTGCCATAGGCTATATTCCTATTGCCATTGCTTTTGGACTTCTAGCTAAAGCTTCTGGCATTCCAGATCTCGTGACAATTCTCATGTCGCTCATTATTTTTGCCGGTGCCAGTCAATTCATCGGTGTGAATCTTATCTTGGCTGGAGTAATGTATTGGGAAATTATTTTGACGACATTCATTCTAAATTTACGACATTTCCTCATGACTGCCTCGCTATCACAACGTGTGTCTGATACGACGTCGAAGAAACAAGTGGCTCTCTTATCATTCGGCGTGACAGACGAAACATTTAGTGTTGCATCAATCCAAGAAGAAAAAGATCTACCAGCCATGTATCTCATCGGCCTAAACACGATTGCCTTTTCCGCTTGGAATATTGGAACATGGATTGGGGTATTTTTTGCAGCGGGACTACCAGAATCAGTGCAAAACAGTATGGGGATTGCTCTCTTCGCCATGTTTATCGGTTTATTAGTGCCAGCACTCAAAAAATCTGGCTCGGTTGCTGTCGTAGTCTTCATCGCTATCACGATCAGTTCCGTGATTTATTGGACGGAGATGATCCAATTGTCGGATGGGTGGCGGGTGATCCTATCTACGGTGATTGCAGCAGGTATAGGGGTCATTATATTCCCTGAGAAAGAGGTTGAGTCTCATGACTAG
- a CDS encoding AzlD domain-containing protein codes for MTSLILLVIGMGLVTYIPRMLPMVFLQKVELPMRLKRFLEFVPYAVLASLIFPDILYSVENSEAAIAGAGTAIILAAFRVNLIIVVIGGIAGVFIGDLILASYG; via the coding sequence ATGACTAGCTTAATCCTTTTAGTCATCGGAATGGGGTTAGTCACCTACATTCCACGCATGCTCCCAATGGTATTTTTACAGAAGGTCGAATTGCCTATGAGGCTGAAACGTTTCCTTGAGTTTGTTCCGTATGCGGTATTGGCCAGTCTGATTTTTCCAGATATTCTCTACTCTGTGGAAAATAGTGAAGCAGCTATTGCTGGGGCAGGAACAGCGATTATTCTTGCAGCTTTTAGGGTGAATTTAATTATTGTTGTTATCGGAGGAATTGCGGGAGTTTTTATTGGTGATTTGATACTTGCAAGTTATGGCTAG
- a CDS encoding MerR family transcriptional regulator codes for MTINPHAHLTTGQFAKLMDVSKDTLFYYDRIGVFSPEIIASNGYRYYSIYQADVFNVIWTLKELDMPLKEIKAYLDDRSPKKLIHLLEKEANVITAKIAHLEKMRKLIVDKMIVTKEALEVDTSKITIEYKEEEEFIVITDSKPLTNAKNIYDSLQTHYKYLNEHNIETSASEGWMISVKNVLNGESVNYNYLYSKVTEPTYAHLKIKKGSYLVGYHDGYLSIDQAYAKLVNYAKDNDLVLQDYFYEELLLDELSVKGFDKYLIKLYVHVLE; via the coding sequence ATGACCATAAACCCACACGCTCATTTAACGACTGGCCAATTTGCAAAGCTAATGGATGTCAGCAAAGATACTTTGTTTTATTATGATAGAATTGGTGTGTTTTCACCGGAGATTATTGCCTCTAATGGTTATCGCTACTACTCTATCTACCAAGCGGATGTTTTCAACGTCATTTGGACACTAAAAGAATTAGATATGCCATTAAAAGAAATTAAAGCATACCTTGATGACAGATCACCCAAAAAGTTGATTCATTTACTTGAGAAAGAAGCAAACGTTATTACTGCGAAAATCGCTCATCTGGAGAAAATGCGAAAGTTGATCGTAGACAAGATGATTGTCACAAAAGAAGCATTAGAAGTAGATACTTCAAAAATTACTATTGAATATAAAGAAGAGGAAGAATTCATTGTCATTACAGACTCAAAACCTTTAACAAACGCTAAAAACATCTATGATTCATTACAGACTCACTACAAATATTTAAATGAACATAATATTGAGACGTCCGCCTCTGAAGGATGGATGATTAGTGTGAAAAATGTTCTAAATGGAGAATCGGTTAACTATAACTATCTCTATTCAAAAGTAACTGAACCGACATATGCCCATCTTAAAATTAAAAAAGGGTCTTATTTAGTCGGTTATCATGATGGTTATCTTAGTATTGATCAGGCCTATGCCAAGTTAGTAAATTATGCAAAAGATAATGATCTCGTATTGCAAGATTATTTCTACGAAGAACTTCTGTTAGACGAGTTATCTGTTAAGGGCTTTGATAAGTATTTAATAAAGCTTTATGTGCACGTTCTTGAATAA
- a CDS encoding MATE family efflux transporter yields MTISKGIGREHTIKSLLAYAAPTIGVMIFVSVYTMIDGIFVARYVNATALSAVNIFMPIYALIFAIALMLGTGGSAIIAKKMGEKKFQEARSNFTLIVLFGTVIGLLIMSLGLLFIQPLLELIGATADEQLFNYTFTYAKILLMVSPLITIQMMFENFFVTAGKPNLSLVITLIGGSLNIALDYIFIVVMNMGIEGAALATAIGITIPAFIGIGYFLLARNNMLYFSKPKVDWKVILNSCINGSSEMITNLSLSVITFAFNLLMLKYIGVEGVAAVTIMLYLMMFLTPVFMGYSVGIAPIISYNYGSQNKTQLKRIFKISTLVIGISSIAVFGLSLLLGPFLIQFMVEKGSAVYHIAIDGFRIFSIGFLFMGINIFTSMLFTALSNGKVSAFISLLRTFVFVLTGLWVLPLLLGVNGIWLAIPLAEFLSLIVCTIFLLKHRNVYNDSNNDSILRGEAKVL; encoded by the coding sequence ATGACTATTTCAAAAGGAATAGGAAGAGAACATACAATAAAATCATTGCTAGCATACGCAGCACCTACTATTGGCGTTATGATATTTGTTTCTGTCTATACAATGATTGATGGTATCTTTGTAGCACGTTACGTGAATGCCACTGCCTTATCCGCAGTGAATATTTTCATGCCTATATACGCCTTAATCTTTGCTATTGCTTTAATGCTTGGTACAGGAGGGAGTGCCATAATCGCAAAAAAAATGGGCGAAAAGAAATTTCAGGAAGCAAGAAGTAACTTCACGCTTATCGTCTTATTCGGTACTGTCATTGGACTCTTGATCATGAGTTTAGGGTTATTATTTATTCAGCCATTGTTAGAGCTGATCGGAGCGACAGCTGATGAACAGCTTTTTAATTACACGTTCACTTACGCCAAAATATTATTAATGGTCAGTCCATTAATCACCATTCAAATGATGTTTGAAAACTTTTTTGTAACAGCAGGAAAACCCAATTTAAGTTTGGTTATCACACTTATCGGCGGAAGTTTGAACATTGCTTTAGATTATATATTTATCGTTGTCATGAATATGGGAATTGAAGGGGCCGCCCTTGCAACTGCTATAGGTATTACCATCCCTGCATTTATCGGGATTGGCTACTTTTTATTAGCTAGAAATAATATGCTTTATTTTTCCAAGCCTAAAGTTGATTGGAAAGTCATTCTGAATAGCTGTATTAACGGTTCTTCCGAAATGATAACTAACCTCTCCCTTTCGGTTATAACTTTTGCTTTTAACCTTTTAATGCTTAAATATATCGGGGTAGAAGGTGTGGCAGCTGTTACAATCATGCTTTATTTAATGATGTTTTTAACCCCAGTTTTCATGGGATACTCTGTTGGTATTGCACCCATTATTAGCTATAATTACGGAAGCCAAAATAAGACACAGCTTAAACGTATTTTTAAGATTAGCACGCTCGTTATTGGTATCAGCTCCATAGCTGTGTTTGGCCTATCCCTTTTGCTTGGGCCTTTCCTTATTCAATTTATGGTTGAAAAAGGGAGTGCCGTTTATCACATCGCCATTGACGGTTTTCGGATATTCTCTATCGGTTTCTTATTTATGGGCATCAATATCTTTACTTCCATGTTGTTCACTGCCCTTTCAAACGGGAAAGTGTCTGCTTTCATCTCACTGCTAAGAACATTCGTTTTCGTATTAACTGGGCTGTGGGTGTTACCATTACTACTAGGCGTTAACGGTATATGGCTGGCAATTCCATTAGCAGAATTCCTGTCGCTTATCGTCTGTACCATTTTTCTATTGAAACATAGAAACGTGTATAATGACTCTAACAATGACTCAATACTTAGGGGGGAAGCAAAGGTTTTATGA
- a CDS encoding pentapeptide repeat-containing protein codes for MSVKIQRPKLPPALLEGGLPSTFTEAEYYQGHNVTDEDYMYQTAERLHFDQLIFSRVSFENVTFPQIEITDVIFDKCNFSNADFSDAVIHRAEFKQSKLTGANFSGAALRHVTFDDCMGNMAAFGFSNQRHVQFSMCSLRQADFYESAFKKVDFKECQLDSSNFAETSLDGIDFTTCEFDNITISFDKLAGCIVTSEQAIGFSKAFGIVINDE; via the coding sequence ATGTCTGTTAAGATTCAACGACCTAAACTACCTCCCGCATTGTTAGAAGGGGGCTTACCATCTACTTTTACCGAAGCGGAATATTATCAAGGACATAATGTGACGGATGAAGATTATATGTATCAAACAGCCGAGCGTCTCCATTTTGATCAACTTATTTTTTCCCGAGTGTCGTTTGAGAATGTGACTTTTCCTCAAATTGAGATCACGGATGTGATTTTTGATAAATGTAATTTCTCTAATGCTGATTTTAGTGATGCGGTCATTCATCGTGCTGAATTTAAGCAATCAAAGCTGACAGGGGCCAATTTTTCGGGGGCAGCCCTAAGACATGTCACATTTGATGATTGCATGGGTAATATGGCCGCCTTTGGTTTTAGTAACCAGCGCCATGTTCAATTTAGCATGTGTTCATTGCGACAAGCCGATTTTTACGAGTCTGCTTTTAAAAAGGTAGATTTTAAAGAATGCCAACTAGATAGTTCGAATTTTGCTGAGACGAGTCTCGATGGGATCGACTTCACGACGTGTGAATTTGATAACATCACGATTTCATTCGATAAATTGGCTGGCTGTATCGTGACTTCTGAGCAAGCGATTGGATTTTCTAAAGCGTTCGGTATAGTTATCAACGACGAATGA
- a CDS encoding ABC transporter permease, which translates to MQIVFALTLKASARDPYLVFWSLILPIGGIVGLSLISDSPAYNLGLLAGMTSISILFFTLMTTSYAVLAQRRRGVYHLLHVTPIALWKYVLSLSSAWTVTGLFCGVIILTIGSLVIDTQLTMTAFLLASAIMMIAGLGYVFLSFFIASLSQNEGHISIITNIITIPLILTSDAFYSLQNAPAWVTTLNRFNPFQWFLNGIQSSLTLNISQYVVSLALLLLVVLCALLLAVRTFRYSA; encoded by the coding sequence ATGCAAATTGTTTTCGCACTTACATTAAAAGCCTCTGCAAGAGATCCTTATTTAGTGTTTTGGTCACTTATACTCCCTATTGGCGGCATTGTCGGCTTATCATTAATAAGTGACTCACCTGCTTATAATTTAGGTCTACTAGCTGGAATGACGAGTATAAGTATCTTATTTTTTACACTTATGACCACATCTTACGCTGTACTCGCTCAACGTCGCAGAGGTGTTTATCACCTTCTCCATGTCACTCCGATAGCTCTATGGAAGTACGTTCTTAGCCTGTCGTCAGCGTGGACAGTAACGGGCCTTTTTTGTGGCGTGATCATTTTAACGATTGGCAGTCTAGTCATTGATACACAGCTCACAATGACCGCCTTTTTACTCGCATCAGCCATTATGATGATAGCAGGACTTGGTTATGTGTTTCTTAGCTTTTTCATTGCTAGTCTCAGTCAAAACGAAGGTCATATCAGTATTATTACCAATATCATCACCATCCCGTTAATCCTTACAAGTGATGCGTTTTATTCTTTGCAAAACGCTCCTGCTTGGGTAACTACCCTTAACAGATTCAATCCATTTCAATGGTTTTTAAACGGCATTCAGAGTTCACTCACACTAAACATCAGCCAATATGTCGTGAGCCTAGCTTTGCTTTTATTGGTGGTACTTTGCGCATTGCTTTTAGCTGTGCGAACGTTTCGATATAGTGCCTAA
- a CDS encoding ABC transporter ATP-binding protein, which translates to MNQLIKARGLKKTFRNRSVVKSIDLDVHEGEILALIGSNGAGKTTTIALLLGMMMPDEGTIIPWIKDYQHHVGVQLQTTPFFEGYTVEENLKLFAALYNRRLSKEDIAQKLDECGLTDSIKTPAVRLSLGQQKRLSLAITTIHNPKLVVLDEPSAGLDPMARHDIKKMMSQLAKNNVTVLFSSHDMDEVMEVAHRLIFMHNGTVIAYGKIDELLTDHNVDNLDALYIKLTQQATEGE; encoded by the coding sequence ATGAATCAGTTAATTAAAGCGCGCGGATTGAAAAAGACTTTTCGTAACCGATCCGTTGTGAAAAGCATTGATTTAGATGTACATGAAGGGGAAATTTTAGCTCTTATTGGATCTAATGGCGCCGGAAAAACGACAACCATTGCCTTGCTACTAGGGATGATGATGCCTGACGAAGGAACAATCATTCCTTGGATAAAAGATTACCAACATCATGTTGGCGTCCAATTGCAAACGACACCTTTTTTTGAAGGATACACAGTGGAAGAAAACTTAAAACTTTTCGCCGCGTTATATAATCGAAGGCTTTCTAAAGAGGACATTGCCCAAAAACTAGATGAATGCGGGCTTACAGATTCTATAAAAACGCCAGCAGTCCGCCTGTCGCTAGGACAACAAAAGCGATTATCACTTGCTATTACCACCATTCACAATCCGAAATTAGTCGTACTTGATGAACCGTCTGCTGGTCTTGATCCTATGGCTCGTCATGATATCAAAAAGATGATGTCACAGTTAGCAAAAAACAATGTCACTGTTTTATTTTCTTCCCATGACATGGATGAAGTCATGGAGGTGGCCCACCGCCTCATTTTCATGCATAACGGCACCGTGATTGCTTACGGAAAAATCGATGAATTATTAACGGACCACAATGTTGATAATTTGGACGCTCTTTACATTAAACTAACGCAGCAAGCTACGGAAGGAGAATAA